Below is a window of Corynebacterium kalinowskii DNA.
CGTCCACATTGTGCTTGTAGATCTTTAGCTCCGGGCACGGCGCGTGCCCATCCAGCGCAGACAGTCCCTGGCTGGTCAGTTCCGCAACGGCCACTACGGCCTCGCGCAGGATGATGTCGCCGGCTGCGTCGAAAAGCATGGCATCCCACGCGTTGGTCGTTTCCGGTGCGGAATACTCGGGATGTGCGTGATCGACGTAGAACCGGGCGCCGTTGCCGAGGACGACGTTGGCTACGCCCACGGCGTTCGGATCGATGACCGGTACGGTGTGGTAGCGCTTGAGGTCGAATCCGCGCAGGTCACGAAGGGGGTGTTCGCCACCGAAGTCCCAGCGTGCCCGCCGGGCGCTTATCGACGCCGCGTAGGCCACCACAGCGTGAGTGGAGGTAATGATCGGGCTGAGCAGCGGATCGCTCGGGGTGGCGATGCCGTACTCAGTTTCGGTTCCCATGAATCTTGGCATGTGTTATCCCACAATCTTTGCTGCGATGACTTTTCCGCCGTGGCGGCCGGTGATTCGAGCCCACTCGTCAGGGTTGGAGGTGTTCGGCAGGTCCTCGTTCTCGCGATTTTCAGTGTCGATCGCCTTGATCAGGTGATCTTGGGAGATGCCGGGCTGGCCACCTTCCAATTGGTCCTTGATTGCGAACTTCTTCGCACGACCGACGATGTTGGCGATCATGGCACCGGAAACAAAGTCACGGTAGTGCAGGGTTTCTTTGGTGCCGTCCTGCAGGGTGAGTTCGACGAACTGTTTATCTTCGAAGAGGTAGTCGGTGGCCTCTTGGATCAGTACTTCGGGGCGAGTGGCCAACGGGATATTGCTGGTCAAGTAGCGGGTGAAGATGTCTTTGGCCTGGTCTTTTCCTGGGCGGCTGACCCGAATTTTTACGTCGAGTCGGCCGGGGCGCAGGATGGCGGGGTCGATAAGTTCTTCGCGGTTGGTGGCGCCGATGACAATGACGTTCGAGAGCGACTCCACGCCATCGAGTTCTGCCAGGAGCTGTGGGACTACCGTGGTTTCGACGTCTGAACTGACTCCGGAGCCACGGGTGCGGAAGATGGATTCCATCTCGTCGAAGAAGACGATGACCGGGCGACCCTCGGCGGCAAGCTCACGGGCGCGCTCAAAGATGAGTCGAATCTGTCGTTCAGTTTCGCCCACGTACTTGTTCAGCAGCTCGGGGCCCTTCACATTCAAGAAGTATGACCCCTTTTGCACGCCAAGACGTTCGGCCAACGAGTGCGCAACTGCCTTAGCGATCATGGTCTTGCCACAGCCCGGCGGTCCATACAGCAATACACCTTTCGGCGGGCTTAGCTGGTAGTCCTTGAACAGCTCAGGGTGTGCGAACGGGAGCTCGACGGCATCCTTGATTTGCTCGATTTGTTCGTTCAACCCACCGACATCTGCATAAGTGACATTTGGGACGTCTTCCAGTGCCAAGCGGCTGACCTCAGTCTTAGGGATCACTTCGAAGGCGTAGCCGGATTTGAGATCTACGAGCAATGTGTCGCCGGGTCGGGGTTTGCGTTCTTGCTTGAGCAACGCTGCGGCCAGCCGGATGACCTGCTCTTCCCCCGCTTGGTTTGCGATGAGTGCGCGGTCCTCGTCAAAGCGTTCAGTGAGGGTAGCTAGCGTGCCTTCTTCGGTGTACCCGCAGGCTTCTACGACGACGGAGCCTTCGCCGAGTCGAACCTTCATACCCGGCTTCAGTGACTCTTTTTCCATCGCTGGATCAACCATGAGGCGCATCTGGCGGTTGCCGGTGAAGATCTCGGCGGCTCTTTGGTTCTCCGCATATTCCAGGAACACGCCGTAGGTGGAAGGCGGGGTTTTCAGGCCCTCCATTTCTTCGTAGAGGAGCGCTAATTTGTCGCGGGAGGCTTTGAGTAGCTCGGCGAGTTTGGTGTTGCGGTCTGCGAACTCACGGAGTCGGCCTTTGAGGCGGCGCACTTCTGCTGTGTGCTGTGCTTCTTCGGGCGTCGGGATAGTCATGTTTCTACGATAGCGTGAACGCTATTCGGGTTGGATGGCCATACACTACTTGCCAGCCGCCGGCTTGTTGAGCTGCTGGGGATTCATTGCGTTTTCGGGTGCCGTCGGCTTGTACCATGACGGCTCGACCTAGTTCCATTTCGAGGTGGTCTTCGAGCCAACTGTCGTCGATAAGCCTGTGGTGTTTTGGACACAGGAGTGCGAGGTTGTCGATGGATGTCGGTCCTCCCCGCGACCACGGCACAACATGGTGGGCGTCGCATCTGCTTGCTGGAACATTGCAGCCAGGATGTTGGCAGACCCCATCTCGGCCAAAAAGTGAGAGCCGTTGATGGAAGTTGGCAGATCTGCTGGCAGTGACCAGGGCCTTTACTGCGCCGTTGTGGTCGTGGACTTGGATGTAGTCGATGACTTTGTCACCACTCAGATAGTCAACGTCCATTAGATTGAGGTCGAGCCCCACATTGGTGCCGAACTTGACTTGCCAATCGAATTCGTCCCATTCCGTGACGCTGACGATCAAGGAGCAATGTCCGGTGTGGGAGCGACGGTCGCTGGATGCCCAACGCAGTACCTGTTCGAAAGCGTCGGCTTCGCGCTGCGTGATGGTGCGACGATCTTCGTCTTCATCTCGGGTAGCTTGGTCAGTCCGGAACGCTTGATCAATAAGGGCTTTGAACAGCGCTGCCGTAGCTGCAGGGGCGTAACCGTTGAACTTGCAACCACCGTGCTCGTCTTGGTTGCCCAGGGAAAAACGACGCTGGCGATACGCTTCAAACGGGTCCTGAGCCAGTTCCTCGTTTTCCTGGCGCACTAACTTCTTGGTGTACTCATGAGTCTGGCGCGGGGTGGATTTCAGCGCGGCCGCAGCTGCGAGCTGATAAATTTCTGTGCGACGCTCAGAAGATGGGGAAAGCTTGTCCAACGCGCCCAAGATGAGGTCCTGGTGCTCGACAGGTACGTCGGGATTCCACCAATTGTTGGCGCGTCGTTCGATGCGGTAGCCTTCGGAAGCACTGGCACCGGCCTTCTCCAGCTCCCTACGACTTTTTCCCGCGGCCATTCTGGTTTCGAGCCGGGCTACCACTTCCTTCAAACGAAGCAAATCGCCAAACGATTCGAAAGAATGATCGTCAACAAGCGCCTGTTCAAGAATTTGCGTGGCCTGTGCGATCATGGTTTCCCCCTCCCGGTTAGCTACCTAAATTCTACCACGCCAAAATTAGAACACAATAGCTAATAATGCTCTTTTTGGGGTGTGTGTATTCGATGAGCTACTTCCGCCCGCGTCGTTGCGGACGAGGAGCCACGGTGCCGTCGGCAAGCCTGCGTGCCCAAATCAGGAACGCGGTGTGGGCGTTCATTCGGTGTTCGGGGCGGGTGGCCAGGCCCTCGACCTTCCATTCGCGCACGAGGGATTCCCAGGCCTTCGGCTCGGTGAAGCACTTCTGCTCGCGGATACCTTCCATGACCTTCATCAGCTGTGGGACCGTGGCTACGTACGCCATGAACACACCGCCGGGGACGAGGAGCTTGGAGCTCACCTCGAGGCACTCCCACGGTGCGAGCATGTCCAGAATGATGCGGTCGACGGGCTGACCGCCGAGATCATCCAGGGTTACTTCCTGCAGATCTCCGAGCCGTGGCGACCAGTTGGCAGGGCGACCACCGAACCAGCCGTCCACGTTGGACTCTGCGAACTCCAGGTGATCCTCGCGGATCTCGTAAGAAACCAACTCCCCTTCCGGACCGATGGCGCGCAGCAGCGCCATGGACAGGGCGCCGGAGCCAGCGCCGGCCTCAAGGACGCGGGCGCCTGGGAAGATGTCGCCCTCGACGAGGATCTGCGCAGTGTCTTTCGGGTAAATCACGGCCGCGCCACGTGGCATGGACAGGATGTGGTCTACCAGCAGGTGGCGGAAGCACAGCCACTGGCCGCCCATGACGGATTCCACGACGGTGCCTTCATCGGCGCCGATGATCTTGTCGTGCTCAACGATGCCCTTGTGGGTGTGCAGGGACCCGCCAGGCTCCAGGATGATGGTGAAGTGACGGCGCTTAGCGTCGGTGAGTTGGACGCGGTCGCCCGCCTGGAAAGGTCCCGTATTAGCCATGCGCTGTAGTTTAATCGGCCAACGTCAGGTAAGAAAACAGCGCCTGTTCGAACCATTCGAGATCAGAAACGTGCGCCAATTCGCGCGCGGAGTGCATCGACAGCAGCGGGATTCCCACGTCCACCGTTTCGATACCCAGACGCGTCGCGGTGATCGGACCAATCGTCGAGCCACATGGGCTGTTGTTATTGCCCGCGAAGACCTGCGACAGCACGCCAGCCTCGCGACACGCGCGCTCCCACATCCCCACCGTCACCGCGTTGGAGGCGTACCGCTGGTTGGCATTGACCTTCACCACCGGCCCCGCGCCGAGCACCGGGTAGTTCACTGGGTCGTGGCGGGATGCGTAGTTCGGGTGAATCGAGTGCGCTGCGTCCGCGGAGACGCAGGTAGAACGGGCAAACATCTGCTGAGTTTCCTCAAACCCGCAACCCAAAGCAGCCGCGGTGCGCGACAACACCGTCTCCAAAATCGGTCCCGCCGCACCTGTGGTCGTTGCCGAACCGATCTCCTCATGATCGAAGGCAGCAAAGACGAGAATATCCTCACCTGCCGAAGCCCGTAGGAAAGCCTGCAACGACGCCCACACCGACGACAGGTTGTCTATGCGTCCCGCCGCGATCAGGCGCTTATCGACGCCAAATTCCGCTCCGCGCTGCCCGTCCACAGTAATGAGATCGTGGGCCACGATGTCAGCGGCCGAAACTTCGGCCGCCGCAGCCACGACATCGAGCACGGAAGTATCCGCAGACCCAACCGCATAAATCGGCTGCGTGTGAGCCTGGCGGTCCAGCGTCATCGAGTCATTCACCGAACGGTCCAAGTGAATGGCGAGGTGTGGGATGCGGAAGTCGGCTTCGGTCGCAACCAGTTGGGATGTGCCGTCGGCTAGCACAATCCGACCGGCAAGACGAAGTTCGCGGTCGAACCAGGACGCAATGATCGGCCCGCCATAGACCTCCACGCCTGCCTGCTGGAATCCCGCTGCGCTGAGATCTGGGCGAGGCTTGAGCTTGAAGCCCGGGGAATCCGTGTGGGAGCCGATGATCCGGAAACC
It encodes the following:
- a CDS encoding HNH endonuclease signature motif containing protein — encoded protein: MIAQATQILEQALVDDHSFESFGDLLRLKEVVARLETRMAAGKSRRELEKAGASASEGYRIERRANNWWNPDVPVEHQDLILGALDKLSPSSERRTEIYQLAAAAALKSTPRQTHEYTKKLVRQENEELAQDPFEAYRQRRFSLGNQDEHGGCKFNGYAPAATAALFKALIDQAFRTDQATRDEDEDRRTITQREADAFEQVLRWASSDRRSHTGHCSLIVSVTEWDEFDWQVKFGTNVGLDLNLMDVDYLSGDKVIDYIQVHDHNGAVKALVTASRSANFHQRLSLFGRDGVCQHPGCNVPASRCDAHHVVPWSRGGPTSIDNLALLCPKHHRLIDDSWLEDHLEMELGRAVMVQADGTRKRNESPAAQQAGGWQVVYGHPTRIAFTLS
- the arc gene encoding proteasome ATPase — encoded protein: MTIPTPEEAQHTAEVRRLKGRLREFADRNTKLAELLKASRDKLALLYEEMEGLKTPPSTYGVFLEYAENQRAAEIFTGNRQMRLMVDPAMEKESLKPGMKVRLGEGSVVVEACGYTEEGTLATLTERFDEDRALIANQAGEEQVIRLAAALLKQERKPRPGDTLLVDLKSGYAFEVIPKTEVSRLALEDVPNVTYADVGGLNEQIEQIKDAVELPFAHPELFKDYQLSPPKGVLLYGPPGCGKTMIAKAVAHSLAERLGVQKGSYFLNVKGPELLNKYVGETERQIRLIFERARELAAEGRPVIVFFDEMESIFRTRGSGVSSDVETTVVPQLLAELDGVESLSNVIVIGATNREELIDPAILRPGRLDVKIRVSRPGKDQAKDIFTRYLTSNIPLATRPEVLIQEATDYLFEDKQFVELTLQDGTKETLHYRDFVSGAMIANIVGRAKKFAIKDQLEGGQPGISQDHLIKAIDTENRENEDLPNTSNPDEWARITGRHGGKVIAAKIVG
- a CDS encoding M18 family aminopeptidase, translating into MSFLSFIESSPSSYHAAATVAAAFKDAGFTEQSESSAWSAAPGGHYMVRDGAVLAWKIPSGSPRGFRIIGSHTDSPGFKLKPRPDLSAAGFQQAGVEVYGGPIIASWFDRELRLAGRIVLADGTSQLVATEADFRIPHLAIHLDRSVNDSMTLDRQAHTQPIYAVGSADTSVLDVVAAAAEVSAADIVAHDLITVDGQRGAEFGVDKRLIAAGRIDNLSSVWASLQAFLRASAGEDILVFAAFDHEEIGSATTTGAAGPILETVLSRTAAALGCGFEETQQMFARSTCVSADAAHSIHPNYASRHDPVNYPVLGAGPVVKVNANQRYASNAVTVGMWERACREAGVLSQVFAGNNNSPCGSTIGPITATRLGIETVDVGIPLLSMHSARELAHVSDLEWFEQALFSYLTLAD
- a CDS encoding tRNA (adenine-N1)-methyltransferase, encoding MANTGPFQAGDRVQLTDAKRRHFTIILEPGGSLHTHKGIVEHDKIIGADEGTVVESVMGGQWLCFRHLLVDHILSMPRGAAVIYPKDTAQILVEGDIFPGARVLEAGAGSGALSMALLRAIGPEGELVSYEIREDHLEFAESNVDGWFGGRPANWSPRLGDLQEVTLDDLGGQPVDRIILDMLAPWECLEVSSKLLVPGGVFMAYVATVPQLMKVMEGIREQKCFTEPKAWESLVREWKVEGLATRPEHRMNAHTAFLIWARRLADGTVAPRPQRRGRK